The proteins below come from a single Branchiostoma floridae strain S238N-H82 chromosome 5, Bfl_VNyyK, whole genome shotgun sequence genomic window:
- the LOC118415924 gene encoding dol-P-Man:Man(7)GlcNAc(2)-PP-Dol alpha-1,6-mannosyltransferase-like, producing MIADVLLGVVAFLHLVACPYTKVEESFNVQATHDILFHRQNLEKYDHHEFPGVVPRTFVGPLFISGLAAPFVALTQLIWENKFIAQYLVRGCLGLCVLYGFSTFRRAVSKKFGSDVGTMLVLLTATQFHFMFYITRPLPNVFALSVVLLALSSWLTGKHGSFIWQSGFAIIVFRSELCLFLGLILLHELGTRRLGVLELLRHGVPAGVVCLAVTVSVDSVFWQKLLWPEGAVLHYNTILNKSSNWGTEPFLWYFYSAIPRALVASTLLVPAGMWLDSRIAKTVAPALGFVLLYSILPHKELRFIIYVFPVLNVAAARFCATVYHNWRKSKRWVVAALIVIGHLMANCAATAVFMYVSHHNYPGGYALHMLHQTVPSHTDVHVHIDVGSAQTGVSRFGQLNSNWRYDKTEDLTPGGAQMMAYTHLLLEATDQSQLYTKSHDTFVTVEGFSGIQKQFRSFPPIAIKTEPRIIVLAKKKGKSRGTA from the exons ATGATCGCAGACGTTTTGTTGGGCGTGGTGGCGTTCTTACACCTCGTAGCCTGCCCCTATACGAAAGTGGAAGAGAGTTTTAACGTACAAGCAACTCACGACATCCTATTTCACCGGCAAAACCTGGAAAAG TACGATCACCATGAGTTTCCCGGAGTTGTTCCACGTACCTTCGTCGGTCCACTGTTCATCTCAGGACTGGCAGCACCATTCGTGGCCCTGACACAGCTGATATGGGAGAACAAGTTCATCGCACAGTACTTAG TGCGTGGGTGCCTAGGCCTGTGTGTGCTGTATGGTTTCTCCACCTTCCGTCGTGCCGTCAGTAAGAAGTTTGGTTCAGATGTGGGGACGATGCTGGTCCTCCTGACAGCCACACAGTTCCACTTCATGTTCTACATCACCAGACCTCTGCCCAATGTGTTCGCACTGTCGGTGG TTCTTCTTGCTCTGAGTTCCTGGTTGACAGGGAAGCACGGTTCATTCATCTGGCAGTCGGGATTCGCGATTATCGTTTTCCGGTCTGAGCTGTGTCTGTTCCTGGGGCTGATCTTACTGCATGAGCTGGGCACTAGGAGACTTGGTGTGTTAGAACTACTGAGACATGGTGTACCAGCCGGGGTGGTGTGTCTGG CTGTGACTGTGTCTGTAGACTCTGTGTTCTGGCAGAAGCTGCTGTGGCCTGAGGGAGCAGTGCTGCACTATAACACCATCCTCAACAAGAGCTCCAACTGGGGT ACTGAACCATTTCTGTGGTACTTCTACTCTGCCATCCCCCGTGCCCTGGTAGCCAGCACCCTCCTGGTGCCTGCTGGGATGTGGTTAGACTCCAGGATAGCCAAGACTGTGGCTCCAGCTCTGGGCTTCGTTCTGTTGTACTCCATCCTGCCACACAAGGAGCTCAGGTTCATCATCTATGTCTTCCCTGTGCTGAACGTGGCGGCGGCAAGGTTCTGTGCAACAGT TTACCACAACTGGCGTAAGTCAAAGCGATGGGTGGTGGCAGCCTTGATTGTGATTGGTCACCTGATGGCGAACTGTGCAGCGACAGCTGTCTTCATGTACGTGTCGCACCACAACTACCCCGGAGGGTACGCACTGCACATGTTGCACCAGACTGTACCAAGTCACACAG ATGTCCATGTCCACATTGATGTAGGCTCTGCACAGACTGGAGTATCTAGGTTTGGTCAACTCAACTCCAACTGGAG GTACGATAAAACAGAAGACCTCACGCCGGGAGGCGCCCAGATGATGGCTTACACACACCTGCTACTGGAGGCAACCGACCAATCACAGCTGTACACCAAGTCACATGACACCTTCGTCACCGTGGAGGGTTTCAGTGGGATACAGAAGCAGTTTCGCAGTTTTCCTCCGATAGCCATCAAGACAGAACCCCGGATTATAGTTCTCGCGAAGAAAAAGGGGAAAAGCCGTGGCACTGCATGA
- the LOC118415925 gene encoding mitochondrial potassium channel-like isoform X2: MLRFRSVREWHKPFRGYSTALTGNRAVDDALEKITKGRIGGWLASYEQFVGITEVKHAQGKVTQAEENFMNSRKQVKQLKEEVESLQQDMTTCRDKMDRVNRGEPRYLELATEEHNLIQELQKARAKYGLLEDQERDNFALLQAAVRSSHEKERARTERTKNWSIIGSVTGAIIGIIGSTAVNRSRMKELRSLILDTKGNGGITPDIAEKIASTGEQYKQIQGSLQEVKTLLNNSEATSADVPIGDVKHLATLLREQDKKFDARIQSILHAIKESDVAINAQLDRIGKLVSSRVSAGGTAAVGVSEEVQELIDATQKKLEWQIRINTLSTVVFVYAAFALTLPILQNIFRGS, from the exons ATGTTGCGTTTTCGTTCAGTTCGGGAGTGGCACAAGCCCTTCCGCGGCTACTCGACTGCTCTAACAGGAAACAGAGCTGTAGACGACGCGTTAGAGAAGATCACAAAAGGCCGGATCGGCGGCTGGCTGGCGAGCTA tgAGCAGTTCGTGGGCATCACGGAAGTCAAACATGCACAGGGGAAGGTCACACAG GCTGAAGAGAACTTCATGAATTCAAGGAAACAGGTGAAGCAGCTCAAGGAGGAGGTCGAGTCTCTGCAACAGGACATGACCACCTGTCGGGACAAGATGGACCGCGTGAACCGGGGCGAACCACGGTACCTGGAGCTCGCCACGGAAGAACACAACCTCATACAGGAGCTGCAGAAGGCCAGGGCCAAGTATGGGCTGTTGGAGGACCAGGAACGGGACAATTTCGCGCTGCTGCAAGCCGCCGTCCGATCCAGCCACGAGAAGGAACGGGCGCGGACGGAGAGGACTAAGAACTGGTCCATCATCGGCTCTGTCACCGGCGCCATCATCGGAATTATCGGGTCCACGGCTGTCAATCGCAGCAGAATGAAGGAGCTCAGGTCGCTCATACTGGACACTAAGGGCAACGGTGGGATAACTCCTGACATTGCAGAGAAAATAGCCTCGACGGGAGAACAATACAAGCAGATCCAAGGATCCCTACAGGAAGTCAAAACTCTTCTCAATAACTCAGAAGCAACAAGTGCAGATGTACCAATAGGAGATGTCAAACATTTAGCTACGTTACTTAGAGAACAggacaagaaatttgatgcaagGATACAATCAATTCTTCATGCAATAAAAGAAAGCGATGTGGCAATAAACGCACAGTTAGATAGGATAGGGAAGCTAGTGTCTAGCAGGGTTAGTGCAGGAGGCACTGCTGCGGTAGGGGTGTCGGAAGAGGTGCAGGAATTGATTGATGCCACACAGAAGAAACTGGAATGGCAGATCCGAATCAACACCCTCTCCACGGTAGTGTTTGTCTACGCAGCCTTTGCTCTGACGCTACCTATCCTGCAGAATATCTTTCGAGGCTCATGA
- the LOC118415925 gene encoding mitochondrial potassium channel-like isoform X1 produces MLRFRSVREWHKPFRGYSTALTGNRAVDDALEKITKGRIGGWLASYEQFVGITEVKHAQGKVTQAEENFMNSRKQVKQLKEEVESLQQDMTTCRDKMDRVNRGEPRYLELATEEHNLIQELQKARAKYGLLEDQERDNFALLQAAVRSSHEKERARTERTKNWSIIGSVTGAIIGIIGSTAVNRSRMKELRSLILDTKGNGGITPDIAEKIASTGEQYKQIQGSLQEVKTLLNNSEATSADVPIGDVKHLATLLREQDKKFDARIQSILHAIKESDVAINAQLDRIGKLVSSRVSAGGTAAVGVSEEVQELIDATQKKLEWQIRINTLSTVVFVYAAFALTLPILQNIFRGS; encoded by the exons ATGTTGCGTTTTCGTTCAGTTCGGGAGTGGCACAAGCCCTTCCGCGGCTACTCGACTGCTCTAACAGGAAACAGAGCTGTAGACGACGCGTTAGAGAAGATCACAAAAGGCCGGATCGGCGGCTGGCTGGCGAGCTATGAGCAG TTCGTGGGCATCACGGAAGTCAAACATGCACAGGGGAAGGTCACACAG GCTGAAGAGAACTTCATGAATTCAAGGAAACAGGTGAAGCAGCTCAAGGAGGAGGTCGAGTCTCTGCAACAGGACATGACCACCTGTCGGGACAAGATGGACCGCGTGAACCGGGGCGAACCACGGTACCTGGAGCTCGCCACGGAAGAACACAACCTCATACAGGAGCTGCAGAAGGCCAGGGCCAAGTATGGGCTGTTGGAGGACCAGGAACGGGACAATTTCGCGCTGCTGCAAGCCGCCGTCCGATCCAGCCACGAGAAGGAACGGGCGCGGACGGAGAGGACTAAGAACTGGTCCATCATCGGCTCTGTCACCGGCGCCATCATCGGAATTATCGGGTCCACGGCTGTCAATCGCAGCAGAATGAAGGAGCTCAGGTCGCTCATACTGGACACTAAGGGCAACGGTGGGATAACTCCTGACATTGCAGAGAAAATAGCCTCGACGGGAGAACAATACAAGCAGATCCAAGGATCCCTACAGGAAGTCAAAACTCTTCTCAATAACTCAGAAGCAACAAGTGCAGATGTACCAATAGGAGATGTCAAACATTTAGCTACGTTACTTAGAGAACAggacaagaaatttgatgcaagGATACAATCAATTCTTCATGCAATAAAAGAAAGCGATGTGGCAATAAACGCACAGTTAGATAGGATAGGGAAGCTAGTGTCTAGCAGGGTTAGTGCAGGAGGCACTGCTGCGGTAGGGGTGTCGGAAGAGGTGCAGGAATTGATTGATGCCACACAGAAGAAACTGGAATGGCAGATCCGAATCAACACCCTCTCCACGGTAGTGTTTGTCTACGCAGCCTTTGCTCTGACGCTACCTATCCTGCAGAATATCTTTCGAGGCTCATGA
- the LOC118415927 gene encoding 1,2-dihydroxy-3-keto-5-methylthiopentene dioxygenase translates to MVRAWYMDDSDADQRAPHMTDPPQPVELDQLKDIGVLHWQLSGNEDDETLAGIRKDRGYSYNDLIEITPEKLPNYEQKIKIFFEEHIHLDEEIRYCVGGSGYFDVRDKGDKWIRIEMEKGDLIVLPAGIYHRFTLDEKNYIKAMRLFVGEPVWTPYNRPADDKDARKEYLKTMGLAA, encoded by the exons ATGGTTCGTGCTTGGTACATGGATGACTCTGACGCTGACCAGCGCGCTCCCCACATGACAGACCCGCCCCAGCCCGTGGAACTGGACCAGCTCAAAGACATCGGGGTCCTGCACTGGCAG CTGTCTGGAAATGAGGACGATGAAACTCTGGCTGGCATCAGGAAGGATCGTGGGTACTCCTACAATGATCTCATCGAAATCACCCCAGAAAAGCTGCCCAACTATGAACAGAag ATCAAGATATTTTTTGAGGAGCACATCCATCTTGACGAGGAGATCAGGTACTGTGTCGGGGGGAGCGGGTACTTCGACGTTCGTGACAAGGGGGACAAGTGGATCCGCATCGAGATGGAGAAGGGAGACCTGATCGTCCTCCCAGCCGGTATCTACCATCGCTTCACTCTGGATGAGAAG AACTACATCAAAGCAATGCGTCTGTTTGTCGGAGAGCCTGTATGGACCCCGTACAATCGTCCCGCTGATGACAAGGATGCCCGTAAGGAGTACCTGAAGACCATGGGCCTGGCTGCTTAA